Sequence from the Pseudomonadota bacterium genome:
GCGCGCGTCATGCAGGCACCTCCGAGTCGTTCAGCGACAGCACAAGCTGCCGGGCAAGGCCGTCGAGGTGGTCCACCATCGTCGTGCGCGCGACCACCGGATCACCGCCGGCAATCGCATCAATCACGGCCGCGTGGTCCGCGCAGGCACAGCCTGCGTCGGGCGCATCCGCGGCGTACTGCGCAACAATAAGCTGGTTGCGACAGATCACGCGGCGCGCGGCTTCAGCAAGTGGCGCGTTGCCAGCACACTGAGCGATGGCAAAATGCAAGTCCGTTGCGTACCGCAGCGCCGACCCCCGTTCGCCAGAGGACAGTGCGCGGCGCTCACGCGCGTGAATCGCCCGCAACCGGCGGATGTCCGCTGCGCCCGCGCGCGTGCTGGCACGCTCGGCAAGCTCGCCTTCGAGCACGCGCCGCGCGGCAAGGTACTCGAGCGCAACCGTCGGCGGCGTGCTGGCCACCGAGGCACCGCAGTTGGGTCGGATGTCCAGCACGTCCTCGGCCTCGAGGCGGTGCAGGACCTTGCGCACGGTGGTGCGGCTGACGCCGAAGGCCAGCACGAGCGAGGCCTCGGACAGGCGCTCGCCCGGCAACAGCTGACGCGCCAGGATCGCGTCGACCAGGTGCTCGTACAGCGCCTGATCGGCCAGAACTGCGACGGGAGGCTCGGGCATGGGGACACGGACTCGTCGGACGGACACACGATCATGATAGTGTGCCCACCTTGAATTGTATACAATCCAGCCTAGGCCGGGCTTGCGTTACAGGCCCGGTGATACCGCGCTAGCCGCCCCGGCCCTGTTCCTGGGCTTCGGTCACGGCAATCGCCGTCACGTTGACGATCGTCCGCACCGACGCCGCATCGGTCAGCACGTGCGCGGGTTTGGCGACGCCCGTCAGCATCGGGCCGACCGGCATCGCGTCCGCCAACACCTTGACCGTGTTGTAGGTGATGTTCGCCGCGTCGAGGTTGGGGAAGACCAACAGGTTGGCCTCGCCACGGTAGCCGCTGCCGGGGAAGATGCGGTCACGGTGCTCCTCGATCAGCGCCGTGTCAGCGTGCATCTCGCCGTCGACCTCGAGCTCCGGATGCCGCTCGGCGATGAGGGCACGCGCCTCGCGCATCTTCACCGCCGCCGGGTTGTCGCGCGTGCCAAAATTCGAATGCGACACCAGCGCAATGCGTGGCTGCATGCCGAAGCGCTGCACCACCTTGGCGCCCATCGCCGCGGTCTCGGCTATGTGGTCCGCGGGCGGCTCCTCCGAGATGTGGGTGTCGGTCAGGAAGTAGGTGCCCCGGCTCAGAATCAGGAGTGTCACCGCGGAGAAATCGGAGGCGTCGGGCGCGAGCCCGATCAACGCACGCAGGTGCCGGACCTGGCGGATGTAGCCGCCCTGGATGCCACAGACCATCGCGTCGGCATCACCGAGTTCCACCATCAAGGCAGCGATCACGGTTGGCGTGGTGCGCACCGTGTTGCCGGCGTAGTCCGGCGGCGCACCGCGACGGCGCATGCGTTCGTGGTAGGCCGTTGCCAGCCGCGCCTCGTCCGGGTTGTTGCCCGGCTCGACCACGCGCACATCGTCGTCGATGCGGTAGCGCAGGCCGAGTTTGGTGATCTTGTCCTGGATCGCGGCCCGCCGCCCGACCAGGATCGGTTTGCAGAGGTTTTCGTCCAGCAGTTCCTGCACCGCGGTCAGCACGCGCCGGGACTCGCCCTCGGCGAAGACCACACTGCGCGGTGAGGTGCGCGCGCGCTCGAACAACGGTCGCATCACGTTGCCGCTCTTGTACACGAAGGACGTGAGCTGCCGGCGGTACTGACTCACGTCCTCGATCGGCCGTGTGGCCACGCCCGAGCGCATCGCGGCTTCAGCCACGCGCACCGGGATTTCGGTCATCAGCCTCGGGTCGAAGGGTTTGGGAATGAGGTACTCGCGGCCGAACTCGAACACCGAGCCGCCGTAGGCCGCCGACACCACGTCGGAGGACTCGCGCATCGCGATGTCCGAGATCGCCTCGGCCGCCGCGATCTTCATCTCCTCGTTGATGGCGGTCGCACCGACGTCCAACGCACCGCGGAACATGAACGGGAAGCAGAGCACGTTGTTGACCTGATTGGGGTAGTCCGACCGCCCGGTCGCGATGAACGCGTCGTCGCGCACCGACTGGATCACTTCGGGCCGGATCTCGGGCTCGGGGTTGGCGAGCGCCATGATCAACGGTTTGTCGGCCATCGCCGCGACATCCTCGGTGGTCATGACCCCGGGCGCCGAGAGGCCGAGGAAGATGTCAGCCCCGCCGATGACCTCGCTCAGGGTGCGGCCCTTGGCGGTGGTGGCGAACGCGCCCTTGTACTCGTCCATCTTCTCGTTGCGGCCGACGTGCACAACGCCAGCGGTGTCGCAGACGATGATGTTCTCGCGTGGCAAGCCCATGCTGACCAACAGCTCCAGACAGGCAATCGACGCAGCCCCCGCGCCGCTCGCCACCAGCTTGCAGTCCGCGAGTGCCTTGCCGGCGATGCGCAAGGCGTTGCGCACCGCGGCGGCGACCACGATGGCGGTGCCGTGTTGGTCGTCGTGGAACACCGGGATGTTCATGCGCGCACGCAGGCGCTTCTCGATCTCGAAACACGCTGGCGCGCGGATGTCCTCGAGGTTGATACCGCCGAAGGTGGGTTCCAACACCGCGACGGCGTCGCAGAACGCGTCGACGTCGGTGGTGTCGACCTCGATGTCGAAACAATCAACACCCGCGAACTTCTTGAAGAGCACCGCCTTGCCCTCCATGACCGGCTTGCTCGCGAGCGGCCCGATCGACCCGAGTCCGAGTACGGCAGTGCCGTTGCTGATCACCGCAACGAGGTTTCCGCGCGAGGTATAGCGGGCGGCGAGCGCCGGATCCCCTTCGATGGCTGTGCACGCTGCCGCCACACCCGGCGAGTAGGCGAGCGCCAGATCGCGCTGGCTGACCATGCGTTTGGTCGGCCGGATCTCGAGTTTTCCCGGCGCGGGAAACTCGTGGTAGTGGAGCGCGTCTTTGTCGAGTTCATCAGCCATACTGGGATTCATCCAGGGCAAAAAGCGTGGGTGTGCGGCGCGGTGACGCCGTGGTGCGGGTTCGGGCGATTGTATACACTGCCTGCACCGCGCCTCGGTTACCGCCGCGCGACGGCCAGCACGACAGGGCCCGTTTGAACCGCCGCCTGTGGAATCACGTGATTATGGCAGGAC
This genomic interval carries:
- a CDS encoding GntR family transcriptional regulator → MPEPPVAVLADQALYEHLVDAILARQLLPGERLSEASLVLAFGVSRTTVRKVLHRLEAEDVLDIRPNCGASVASTPPTVALEYLAARRVLEGELAERASTRAGAADIRRLRAIHARERRALSSGERGSALRYATDLHFAIAQCAGNAPLAEAARRVICRNQLIVAQYAADAPDAGCACADHAAVIDAIAGGDPVVARTTMVDHLDGLARQLVLSLNDSEVPA
- a CDS encoding NADP-dependent malic enzyme, whose protein sequence is MADELDKDALHYHEFPAPGKLEIRPTKRMVSQRDLALAYSPGVAAACTAIEGDPALAARYTSRGNLVAVISNGTAVLGLGSIGPLASKPVMEGKAVLFKKFAGVDCFDIEVDTTDVDAFCDAVAVLEPTFGGINLEDIRAPACFEIEKRLRARMNIPVFHDDQHGTAIVVAAAVRNALRIAGKALADCKLVASGAGAASIACLELLVSMGLPRENIIVCDTAGVVHVGRNEKMDEYKGAFATTAKGRTLSEVIGGADIFLGLSAPGVMTTEDVAAMADKPLIMALANPEPEIRPEVIQSVRDDAFIATGRSDYPNQVNNVLCFPFMFRGALDVGATAINEEMKIAAAEAISDIAMRESSDVVSAAYGGSVFEFGREYLIPKPFDPRLMTEIPVRVAEAAMRSGVATRPIEDVSQYRRQLTSFVYKSGNVMRPLFERARTSPRSVVFAEGESRRVLTAVQELLDENLCKPILVGRRAAIQDKITKLGLRYRIDDDVRVVEPGNNPDEARLATAYHERMRRRGAPPDYAGNTVRTTPTVIAALMVELGDADAMVCGIQGGYIRQVRHLRALIGLAPDASDFSAVTLLILSRGTYFLTDTHISEEPPADHIAETAAMGAKVVQRFGMQPRIALVSHSNFGTRDNPAAVKMREARALIAERHPELEVDGEMHADTALIEEHRDRIFPGSGYRGEANLLVFPNLDAANITYNTVKVLADAMPVGPMLTGVAKPAHVLTDAASVRTIVNVTAIAVTEAQEQGRGG